A single window of Pirellulales bacterium DNA harbors:
- a CDS encoding DUF3179 domain-containing protein → MRFGALLFLLSVVGTAFAVEPVSLIAKPEAFETLVNPECSHCRIEAKRRAKELRDDDRVLCWIRGYSDGGAIPIRFFLNSYRVISDSYGVFVYDPDAGFARGFAPSYDFKFHGWRNGVMVMRHKDGTLYSCLTGRAFEGPKAGTKLEPIPTLASNWGDWMKRYPDTVAYHMFDKYQPTELPKKEIEASLQTRGPVDPRLPRDEIVLGVTSGDKARAYRLADLGTPGMIHDKMGEQDWVVLWNAATKTAAAFESIAQPVDSAQSPKSVRLTREAADSSAPFVDTETRSHWDIAGRATDGELKGSTLKWLDGTQVKWFAWAAEYPETSIYQANGKPQ, encoded by the coding sequence ATGCGTTTTGGTGCGTTACTTTTCCTGTTGTCGGTAGTGGGTACAGCCTTCGCCGTCGAGCCGGTCAGCCTCATCGCTAAACCGGAAGCGTTCGAGACCCTTGTAAATCCCGAATGTTCGCACTGCCGAATTGAGGCGAAGCGGCGCGCAAAAGAATTGCGCGATGACGATCGCGTGCTGTGCTGGATTCGCGGCTACTCCGACGGAGGCGCGATTCCGATTCGCTTCTTCTTGAATTCCTATCGCGTGATTAGCGACAGCTATGGCGTGTTCGTGTATGACCCTGACGCGGGCTTCGCGCGCGGGTTTGCACCGTCCTATGACTTCAAGTTTCACGGCTGGCGAAACGGCGTAATGGTTATGAGGCACAAGGATGGAACACTTTATTCTTGTCTGACTGGCAGGGCGTTTGAGGGGCCGAAGGCTGGAACGAAACTTGAACCAATTCCGACGCTCGCGAGCAATTGGGGCGATTGGATGAAACGATATCCAGATACGGTGGCTTACCACATGTTCGATAAGTACCAGCCAACCGAGTTGCCAAAGAAAGAGATCGAAGCATCGCTGCAAACTCGCGGTCCAGTCGATCCTCGCCTACCACGGGACGAAATCGTCCTAGGCGTAACAAGCGGCGACAAAGCACGCGCCTATCGCCTGGCTGACTTGGGCACCCCCGGGATGATTCACGATAAAATGGGCGAGCAAGATTGGGTCGTTCTGTGGAATGCCGCCACCAAGACTGCGGCCGCCTTCGAATCGATCGCACAGCCCGTCGATAGCGCTCAGAGCCCGAAATCCGTGCGACTCACACGTGAAGCCGCTGACTCTTCAGCGCCTTTTGTGGATACGGAGACACGGTCCCATTGGGATATCGCCGGTCGGGCAACGGACGGCGAACTCAAAGGCTCGACGCTGAAGTGGCTCGATGGAACGCAAGTCAAGTGGTTCGCCTGGGCCGCCGAGTATCCTGAGACATCGATTTACCAAGCCAACGGAAAACCTCAATGA